In a single window of the Pongo abelii isolate AG06213 chromosome 1, NHGRI_mPonAbe1-v2.0_pri, whole genome shotgun sequence genome:
- the FAM43B gene encoding protein FAM43B gives MLPWRRNKFVLVEDEAKCKAKSLSPGLAYTSLLSSFLRSCPDLLPDWPLERLGRVFRSRRQKVELNKEDPTYTVWYLGNAVTLHAKGDGCTDDAVGKIWARCGPGGGTKMKLTLGPHGIRMQPCERSAAGGSGGRRPAHAYLLPRITYCTADGRHPRVFAWVYRHQARHKAVVLRCHAVLLARAHKARALARLLRQTALAAFSDFKRLQRQSDARHVRQQHLRAGGAAASVPRAPLRRLLNAKCAYRPPPSERSRGAPRLSSIQEEDEEEEDDAEEQEGGAPQRERPEVLSLARELRTCSLRGAPAPQPPAQPRRWKAGTRERAGQAR, from the coding sequence ATGCTGCCCTGGAGACGTAACAAATTCGTGCTGGTGGAGGATGAGGCCAAGTGCAAAGCGAAGAGCCTGAGTCCAGGGCTCGCCTACACGTCGCTGCTCTCCAGCTTCCTGCGCTCCTGCCCGGACCTGCTGCCGGACTGGCCGCTGGAGCGCCTGGGCCGTGTGTTCCGCAGCCGGCGCCAGAAAGTGGAGCTCAACAAGGAGGACCCGACCTACACCGTGTGGTACCTGGGCAACGCCGTCACCCTGCACGCCAAGGGCGACGGCTGCACCGACGACGCCGTGGGCAAGATCTGGGCTCGCTGCGGGCCTGGCGGGGGCACTAAGATGAAGCTGACGCTGGGGCCGCACGGCATCCGCATGCAGCCGTGCGAGCGCAGCGCCGCCGGGGGTTCAGGGGGCCGCAGGCCGGCGCATGCCTACCTGCTGCCGCGCATCACCTACTGCACGGCGGACGGGCGCCACCCGCGCGTCTTCGCCTGGGTCTACCGCCACCAGGCGCGCCACAAGGCCGTGGTGCTGCGCTGCCACGCTGTGCTGCTGGCGCGGGCGCACAAGGCGCGCGCCCTGGCCCGCCTGCTCCGCCAGACCGCGCTGGCGGCCTTCAGCGACTTCAAGCGCCTGCAGCGCCAGAGCGACGCGCGCCACGTGCGCCAGCAGCATCTCCGCGCTGGGGGCGCCGCCGCCTCGGTGCCCCGCGCCCCGCTGCGCCGCCTGCTCAATGCCAAGTGCGCCTACCGGCCGCCGCCGAGCGAGCGCAGCCGCGGGGCGCCGCGCCTCAGCAGCATccaggaggaggacgaggaggaggaggacgacgCGGAGGAGCAAGAGGGAGGAGCCCCCCAGCGCGAGCGGCCGGAGGTGCTCAGCCTGGCCCGGGAGCTGAGGACGTGCAGCCTGCGGGGCGCCCCGGCGCCCCAGCCGCCCGCGCAGCCCCGCCGCTGGAAGGCCGGCACCAGGGAGCGGGCGGGCCAGGCGCGCTGA